The nucleotide window GAGGAAATTGAAAGTGAACTGCAACAGTTACAAAGTATACCACAATTTCTGCCCGTCCTAAGGGATTCGGTTAATTCGGCCACATTTACCAAAGACTCTGAATGTTTGGAACGTCTACAAATACAGCCACACTTGCTGAATATTTGCAATCGCATGCAAACACACCTACATATGTGTGCTACACAAGTGGCTCAGGAGCAATCACATTTGGTGGAACGCACCAAAGTGGTAAGCAATTCCATAACAACACTTTTCGCTTCATTTGTTGATATGCAGAAGTCATATGCTGCCTATGCCGAGCAATTTAATAAAGTGCGATTGATTTCCCAACAACTCAGCCGTTGCAACTCTCTACTAAACGATAATCTGGCCAGTTTGGAGGCCATTAATAATTTTCTAGATGTCGAAGATCGTTTGGAACCATTTGTTTGGCGAACTGATGACAACAAGCTGCGCGGTGAAGCTGAAGGTGCAGCAGCAATGCGTTTAAGAAGATTGTAGTTGCGAAGTATAAATTcatatgaaatttttagtttaagccactaataagtttaagtttgtgtaaattattgtttaaattattttttagttaaagcCCCTCTCtaaattaattgttaaaaagataatatgtaataaatagaAACTATTATTCAACAAACTACACCATATTTCAGTTGAGAAAACACCAAAACTCTGCTTTCAAAGACCTAAGTTGTTCAAATTAAAGATTtctcaatttaattaaaatgtttcctaattctttggtattgaaattctcaatttttctttgaattctcttaatattaaatttcatttggatttttctcaattttccaTTGAAATTCTCCATTTCAATTGTATATATAATTATCTCTATTGCAATTTAAAATGGTGTATTCCTGATTAATAATTCTTTGAGCCGTTAGCAGAATTGTTATGATAACAAATAGCAATATGTGTATTTTATGCTTGTTTGATTAtatactttattataaaatctataattgttacgtttttataaGTTTCTAACATAAATTATGTATTACATTGGACTAGtcacaacaataaaaatacatacacaatGTTTATTAAATCGTCACATCAAAACTTACAAGACACTAAAAGAGTGCTTGCAAACGCCTCTTATCCTCAAGATCACGTTCATGTTGTATCCTGTCTATAGCTTTTAATTCTTTATGCACTGTTGTTTGTAGGGAAGGATCCAATTCGGCTGCCCTTAGAAAATCTTCACGGGCTTCTTGAGGATTCCATGCGCCAAAATGGGCTTTGGCTCTACGAAATATTGCCTTAACATTATCGGGATCTAATTGTAAAACATCGTTGCAATGCTCGATGACGGCATAATAGTCTTGTGACAAAAGACGACACTGAGCATAGTTTAATAATACAGGAACTTTAAGTTTAGCCAAATCGTTCCACTCAACATCATGAGGTTTTTCTctgtaaattgttttaattgtagttttaatttaatattatctaTAGTACTTACTTCAACATTAATTGTTCTAATAACCCCACGGCCGTGCGATAACATTCCTCAGCTTGGGCAAATTGTTTTTGCTTATAAAATTCATTACCTTCATCTTTAAGTTTGAGAGAAGTTTTAAGTTTCTCTTCATCAGTCATTTGCCAGGTATCTTTTTTGTAATCTTCTGGCTTTTCTATGCAAAACAAATCTATAATAAATTCCAAATCACTAGGATTTGAGAGTAAATCATCTAGATCTTTATAACCCAAGCCTTCATTCTGCAAAGTCATGCCACAGCAATGACGGCGTTCTTCCACCTTTTTGCCAACATCTCGCAAAGTTTTTGCAATAAAAGGATATTGAGAAACTAACTGtaataattacaaaatgttattatagttaaataaaacaaataaaatttgaagacTTCACCTTTTTATTGACCGTAAATTTAGCCACCTCGTTTAAGGCCATTTTTTGTACTATTACTTCCCATACTTCCAGTTTGAACTTTTTACCCAATACCAATTCCATGGGTCTGCCCAGCGTGCGGCTGTCATCCAAAATCGTGCCATCGAGTTTCCttgtttgaaaatgaaatttgacCTTAACCAATCAGCAAAAGTCCttgaattattgattttttccaTAATGTATTTCTCACACTTTACTCACTCTGGTGCCTTCTTTCAATGGAAAGAACTCTTTGCCAGcagaaataattttcttttgtatcaAAGCATTTTCTATGTTAGTATCCATATTAATGGatggttttttttaaagaaaacttgggTATTTACAAgagaatacaaaatattttccagGATCGAacagtttgttaaaaaaaaactaagcaaACAGCTGTCAGGTTTTGTGTTTACTATAGAaatgaaatgtaaacaaaactgaAGTTGGCTGCAATTCGTTATGTACAAAGAGAAACTGGAACAAAAGAGACATAATAAAATTAGTTAACGGTAAAATATTAGTTGATATTGAAGTTTTCTCGTGTAATGGTAAAGAAAGTGTGCTAAAaagtgtaataaaataaaaaatgtaataaaataataaagtttttgttaaataaattaaataaaagtgaaaaatatataaaagtaagTCAAATAATGTAGTAAATGTATTGTTtagtatgaaaatataaaatttcacagAAATGCAATAATAACTAATGGAAGCAACAATTGCTAATGGTGCCAtatcgttttgttttataaatttagctAATCATGATAGTCAAAATCGTCTGTTATCGTTACATTTGTGTAAAAAACgctatcatttttaaaaaatgtatgatgtcaatggaaaattgtttttttttatattttattaatacaaaatatacttttctatttagttatattaataaaataagtaagaagCTATACACATTCCACTGGTTATggtattgttaaaaaaaattaaactcaggTTTCATTGTCTGGCTTTATAAGGTACAATTTTGAGTGTGTATTTTGCGTTCTACAATTTTCAATAGGTATTCTATGActttgagatctggcgattggacaGGCCACTACAAAACACTTACCTCATTGGATTGGAACCACTCCTTTACAATTCTAGATGTGTATTTGGTGTCATTGTCGTGCTTGGATATATTTTCCTCTTTGTATCGCTATAAAATATCGTTTAAAATGAATTTGTATTCCTTTCCTGTCGCAGTATTGTATTGAAATGAATTTGTCCTACACCTTGCTCAGAAAAACAGCGCCATACAATAATATTCCCGCCGCTAACTGGCTGACTGTTTTATTTGTGTACATTTAGttcggttgttgttgttgtagcagcagtgatttCTGAGTTGACAGCTCTTGGCCGAGttaactcgggtcattccggtgcgtagaaccggctgtcatGGAAATATTCGGTCTTTAGGTCCTTTGGTCGTCTTGCAAATGTCAATccgtaatatttaaataaaaacaatctttgggtgacattataataaatatatgtataccgttcaccttcgtgagaagggtatacatataaaagtttgtcattccgtttgtaatttccacaatataattttccgaccctataaagtatatatattctggatccttattgataaggattaagccatgtccgtctgtctgtctgtctgtttgttgaaatcaattttctgatgaCCCCAGATATATCcggaatccaaatcttcaatcttctgtcagatatgctttcgagaagtttcctatttaaaatcagcaaaatcggtccacaaatggctgagatatgaggaaaaacccaggacaacctcttgacctatttttgacctatatctggattactaaaccccattaacacgaactctggttatgccttaactaatagttatactgtcggttaaaatattttttgtatgaaaactgtcagtataactattagttaaaacataaccagacttcgtgttactgggggtaagtcattaatatagacaatattgatatctaatgatagatatttcaaagacctttgcaacgacgtatataagaccatagtaagttggacctacaatgggtcaaaatcggaattttttaacccaatttttttttaaatttaaaaaaattaaaataataaattgaaaaaaaaaattttccaagaaaaaaataaattttgtttacctaaaaatatttaaaatttgtattttgaagtataatttggtgaagggtatataagattcggcacagccgaatatagttctcttacttgtttttaatcacgtttgctttaaaaaaaatatgttaaatattattttttctaaataattaattttctacTGTTTGTTTTGACCGAAATCAAAATGTTCACCGAAAAAAGtaggtgaaaaaataattaacttttaaaaaaaatccaatatggactttcaaaaaaatagcaaaatatttgaaggttcatcgtcacatTGTTTCAAAATCCAGAGTATAAgaaagacttgaacattgaaataaaacatggatgaggaagaaaaaaaggtctaacaaaataattcgaaaaactctttcgaagagcccccaacacttctatcagaaaagcagctcgtaaagttaaatgatgTAATTCTTTTGTGTGCAGAGCAAAAGCTAAGGCTGGGTTGAGGTGGTATAAAGTAAATATACCTGTTGAAGATGAAACTTCGGGGTTAATATTTGTATGTGGCTGATGGGCGAGGGATgtaatgttcaagaacaataccGGAAAAAAactagaagtttcttgtgtggcgCAGTTGCGACAAAAGAAGtcaatcatttgtgacatcaggcaccggtcaagcccgaacatgtaataacctacactaagtaaaagagcaaaaacatttttcttttaaaatttcaataatttatatttttgagtgatggaagctatgactaattatggaccgatcgtaacaaaatttggtgacatgaattttgtatatatgaaacttatttgtagcgaaatttgtgtagatacatatataaattaaacatttatgaccgataaagtccaatttcgagaggacatttgtatgggggctaggtgaaataatggaccgatttcagccagtttcaataggcttcgtccttgggccgaaaaaattatatgtaccaaatttgatcgaaatatcttcgaaattgcgacctgtaccaaccagccagacggacatcgtttaatcgactcagaaagtgattctaagtcgatcgggcgttacaaacatctgcacaaacgcattaaaccctccccactatggtggtgtagggtataaatatagaaTACAGTAAAGGTATCCCAGGACATATCCGATTTTAAGAGTACGTGGACCACCTCGTCCAAAAAGTTtacggaagcaactataaagTATTTCCGCAAAaaatggataaatttataaataccgagcaatatattttaatttttaatgaatttgtacaataattgaataaatttacgtatttttaagaatttttgtatTGAACTTTATACAAGTATAAGCTTTTTCTGGCTCaatctttatttataaatactgTAATCAACAAAATTATCTattgtaaatgtatttttttgagGTTATCTATTTCGACggaaattaaacatttcaatatatatttttttaataatcgaataatataatttattttcattttatttattttttgtttgtttccagCTACATTATAATATCTtaagaaaaaaacttgtaaTATCTTTTTGTCCTCAATAAAACGTTTAAATTTCACTAACAAACTCcatcaaatttaatattaataatttcttatgttgcttattttgtattaattacaTAGTTTATATAGAATataatttatgtaatttaaGTCACAATTAACCAtatgtttttcgtttttttaaaaatgtattcaatTAGCCTTTAATTTGTTTGGTTACGGATTTCAAATATCTTATTATTTACtacaaactaaactaaaacttagaaacaaaccaaaaaaagaagTATTACTAAATGAAAATCCTCCAAAAATAATTGAgttaattaaaatcatttaaaaatacattattgttatcacaaaattttgtttatagaattaatagtaattgttttgtttttttttactacagaaAAAATAAGAACTTTTCGTTAAAAGATCTCtgcaagaaaattttaaaattgtatagcaTTTAGTAGAAGTTGGTTTAAAATTATTACTGATATTCTATTGCTACATAGTTTATCAGTATGCTGATAtgtgttcttaaaatttaatttaaaaataaaaatttaatttaagaataaatatgcaatttaaacataacattttactaagcttttttttaaaaaaaacatgaatttaaaCTAAAAGCGTTGGCAAACCAAACTTATTACTAATTGGCTGTTGTAGAGGTGATTTAAGCTCTTCCACTATAATTGTGCCATTTTCATCCACTGTATGATTAAGTAATAGATTTTCCACCTGTTCATCCGATAATAATTCTTTTGGTTCAGATCTAAATAGAGAGAAtatgataaaattaaattagttttttgcattttttttgtaaattattcatattttaaatcaGTCCTGGCTTCTAGACaggattttaaaatgttaggcaTTTGCTGCAAGATGGGGAATTATTGCgctaaaatgttttgtaattgcATAAACCCTCTAGGGAATGGAACTAACGAGGACCTAGTAGACGCTGTCTAAACATTTCACTGAACGGCGAAACCAGACCGGACTTATTCAATTTCGGATGTTAATTTATTAATGCCTTtcaattcaacaaaatttattgcgAAATTAACATTGATATCCAATCCAGTCCAAAAATGTGATGCATttcatttttgcaaaactttttaAGCTAGAAATTTCTAGCCTTCTAACTTCGCAATGCATTGCTAAGAAAGGAAACTAACTTTTCATTGAAGTCAGAGTGATATTTTCATctgtgccaaaaaaaaaacacgacaagtaggagtactatattcggctgtgccgaatctggAAAACATTGGCAGGAAGTACAagagatttttttctataatgaGTCTTGAGGTCAATACTGTAATCGTGAGTCCCGAATATTTTGCTCTATTTATTATAAACCGTTACTTAAAACCAGAATAAGGAACAAAATCTTCCAAAAGATTTAGTCTTTTATAACATTTGATGTTGTAAAGTTCGCGTGAAGTATTTTTGTACCCTacaccttcgtgagaaaggtgaagg belongs to Calliphora vicina chromosome 4, idCalVici1.1, whole genome shotgun sequence and includes:
- the BORCS5 gene encoding uncharacterized protein BORCS5 — translated: MGAEHSQQRAEADGREIFDSNVGNNANHTHSAGSRSAASSTSTGAIKKRAMLRQSTAPSSSSNSTTNKLKHSNDPMPSPTTSEMSRPSSPPLSVCSDLPYVSYTTDRPIGDSPKIRGKSANSLTGSSTQRNSLVLRRPQTGAKPKRPQSTVGSHSIVIVKPGIKDANEEIESELQQLQSIPQFLPVLRDSVNSATFTKDSECLERLQIQPHLLNICNRMQTHLHMCATQVAQEQSHLVERTKVVSNSITTLFASFVDMQKSYAAYAEQFNKVRLISQQLSRCNSLLNDNLASLEAINNFLDVEDRLEPFVWRTDDNKLRGEAEGAAAMRLRRL
- the LOC135956787 gene encoding AH receptor-interacting protein, whose amino-acid sequence is MDTNIENALIQKKIISAGKEFFPLKEGTRVKFHFQTRKLDGTILDDSRTLGRPMELVLGKKFKLEVWEVIVQKMALNEVAKFTVNKKLVSQYPFIAKTLRDVGKKVEERRHCCGMTLQNEGLGYKDLDDLLSNPSDLEFIIDLFCIEKPEDYKKDTWQMTDEEKLKTSLKLKDEGNEFYKQKQFAQAEECYRTAVGLLEQLMLKEKPHDVEWNDLAKLKVPVLLNYAQCRLLSQDYYAVIEHCNDVLQLDPDNVKAIFRRAKAHFGAWNPQEAREDFLRAAELDPSLQTTVHKELKAIDRIQHERDLEDKRRLQALF